In Calliopsis andreniformis isolate RMS-2024a chromosome 6, iyCalAndr_principal, whole genome shotgun sequence, a single genomic region encodes these proteins:
- the LOC143180605 gene encoding FAST kinase domain-containing protein 5, mitochondrial, whose translation MNIVIRRLLNYDSCGHAKPLILRLCKKSCCTISVDSAWKKKTLITFHRFSERYKYFFQYRKCTNFATQNIKREHLHTNAKIYEHKLMYALLQNSVHYANTIIPPVKVKVDVTLDEIEKLYNANWLIQPPQYILDALKKLMYCHLNGTQFENELFNFILEACNDKLSEFDSAQIKKLMQCLIVLTDFLKESHIYLEFMKNLSNQCLKQFFSSNYAEMLLLVDAFYQLNVSPPDYVWRALRKIGTKPHKLSSKQLIQFLFYSSLYNTPNLNMFEIQCSLEECLFEFTGNEIGILARGFFLNKTRISNQNLMKKIIKKVIKNVSNIDNIAIASIMKLIRYSNCYHCFNDVSDLIVALRTELPRLSIFALTHITHTMGAQQRYNKLLLDDICARVEKEMKLMRIKDIERTLYTLCTVTPYTEYHDICNKLLNELISSYKTTRSIEIQDFRKSLPRVIVFLTYKNIYSRELIEYVFNPEFVIETYKYDIKLLSNEFLILNCSAKIELPDYKGPFLDDKLYSCSLKKFCSRSDTYMTNEGVKLQNEIVYICKEILRLNVYTDMILPHYYVNDIIFGFDEYNNSISVESILSKMPFGSIKRVDTEDLKKIKWKVVYILINRHKVTGHDGYIGAAYAKFRQLKTIGYAPIPISSFKWNSLSTDDQKYNFLKEQIFQSTDSNFLVKGTL comes from the exons ATGAACATCGTTATAAGAAGACTTTTAAATTATGATAGTTGTGGACATGCTAAACCATTGATATTAAGGTTATGTAAGAAATCATGTTGCACGATTTCTGTTGACAGTGCATGGAAGAAGAAAACATTAATTACTTTCCACAGATTCTCAGagagatataaatattttttccaaTACCGAAAATGTACAAACTTCGCAACGCAAAATATTAAGCGAGAACATTTGCATACAAATGCAAAAATATACgaacataaattaatgtatgcACTACTTCAGAATTCTGTGCATTATGCAAATACTATTATCCCACCTGTTAAAGTAAAAGTAGATGTTACTCTTGATGAAATAGAAAAGCTGTACAATGCGAATTGGTTAATACAACCTCCACAGTATATTCTTGATGCATTGAAGAAATTAATGTACTGTCATTTAAACGGTACACAATTTGAAAATGAATTattcaatttcattttagaagctTGTAATGATAAACTCTCTGAATTTGATAGTGcgcaaataaaaaaattgatgcAATGTTTAATTGTATTAACTGATTTTTTAAAAGAATCACACATTTATTTAGAGTTTATGAAGAACTTAAGCAACCAAtgtttaaaacagtttttctcttcAAATTACGCAGAAATGTTACTCTTAGTTGATGCATTTTATCAGCTAAACGTATCGCCCCCCGACTATGTGTGGCGTGCTCTTAGAAAAATTGGTACAAAACCTCACAAACTCTCTTCAAAGCAGTTGATTCAATTTCTGTTTTATTCAAGTCTTTATAATACTCCTAATTTAAATATGTTTGAAATTCAATGTAGTTTAGAAGAATGCTTGTTTGAATTTACGGGAAATGAAATAGGTATACTAGCAAgaggtttttttttaaataaaacacgcATTTCTAACCAAAATTTaatgaagaaaataataaaaaaagtcaTAAAAAATGTGTCAAATATAGACAACATAGCTATTGCATCAATCATGAAATTAATACG GTATAGCAATTGCTATCATTGTTTTAATGATGTTAGTGACTTAATTGTAGCTTTACGTACTGAACTACCAAGGTTATCAATATTTGCATTGACCCATATAACACATACAATGGGAGCTCAGCAACGTTACAATAAATTGTTACTAGATGATATTTGTGCCAG agtagaaaaagaaatgaaattaaTGAGAATAAAAGATATTGAAAGAACTCTGTATACTCTGTGTACAGTTACCCCCTATACGGAGTATCACGATATTTGTAATAAACTACTGAATGAATTGATCTCCTCTTACAAAACAACTAGGTCTATAGAAATTCAGGA CTTCAGAAAATCGCTTCCACGTGTAATAGTATTTTtgacatataaaaatatatattcacGAGAATTAATAGAGTatgtattcaaccctgagtttgTAATTGAAACGTATAAATATGATATAAAGCTACTATCGAATGAGTTCCTCATTCTAAATTGCTCTGCTAAAATAGAATTACCTGATTACAAAGGCCCTTTTCTGGATGATAAATTATACAGTTGTTCACTAAAG AAATTTTGCTCCAGAAGTGATACATATATGACGAACGAGGGTGTAAAACTACAAAACGAGATTGTATACATATGCAAG GAAATATTGAGACTAAATGTGTATACTGATATGATTTTGCCCCATTATTATGTCAATGATATAATTTTCGGTTTTGATGAATATAACAATTCAATCTCAGTTGAATCTATTTTATCAAAAATGCCGTTTGGGTCGATCAAACGAGTAGATAcagaagatttaaaaaaaataaaatggaaAGTTGTATACATATTAATTAATCGCCATAAAGTAACAGGTCATGATGGATATATTGGTGCTGCATATGCAAAATTCAGACAACtaaaaactattggatatgcACCAATTCCT ATTTCTTCATTCAAATGGAACTCTCTTTCTACTGACGAtcagaaatataattttttaaaggaaCAGATTTTTCAGTCAACCGATTCTAACTTTTTGGTGAAAGGAACCCTTTAA